A region of Maridesulfovibrio sp. DNA encodes the following proteins:
- a CDS encoding endo alpha-1,4 polygalactosaminidase: MYGIPEQRCTGNSCGYGDSHVFRFCAAVALLVAAFSLFGSLFAFGGSNAVNSWACYYGSEDRTDKLSGFDLLIVAPNGQDTVPLRAKGRKVLVYVSLGEVAAKSPYYEEAKSLGLLVRHNDNWDSWVVDVRRPQWQELLFTRIIPDALAAGYDGLFFDTLDSPIDMQRRDPDTYKGTERACVDLVRSIRKRFPKLLLCQNRGFEIISRTAPYLNYLLIEGLSSSMDIATSTRSDVPQADRDFLIAKAKAALKANPKLVVLTLDYVPAGDKLETDKAYKFSRKLGFVPYVSTPALNEVFIHAVAE, from the coding sequence ATGTACGGAATCCCTGAACAGCGTTGCACAGGAAACTCTTGCGGATATGGTGACAGCCATGTCTTCCGTTTCTGCGCAGCAGTAGCACTGCTTGTGGCAGCCTTTTCCCTGTTCGGCAGTTTATTTGCCTTTGGCGGAAGCAATGCCGTAAACTCTTGGGCCTGCTATTACGGCAGCGAAGACCGGACAGACAAATTGTCCGGTTTTGACCTGCTGATTGTTGCCCCGAATGGTCAGGACACGGTGCCTTTGCGTGCAAAAGGGAGGAAGGTGCTGGTCTATGTCAGCCTTGGGGAAGTGGCCGCAAAGAGTCCTTATTACGAGGAAGCCAAAAGTCTGGGCCTGCTTGTGCGCCATAACGACAACTGGGATTCATGGGTGGTGGACGTGCGCCGCCCCCAGTGGCAGGAACTTCTTTTCACCCGCATAATACCCGATGCACTTGCGGCGGGATATGACGGGCTTTTTTTTGATACGCTGGATTCGCCCATTGATATGCAGCGTCGTGATCCGGACACCTATAAGGGGACTGAGAGGGCTTGCGTCGATTTAGTTCGCTCGATCAGGAAAAGGTTCCCAAAACTGCTCCTCTGTCAGAACCGGGGATTTGAGATAATCAGCCGCACGGCTCCGTATCTCAATTATTTGCTGATTGAGGGATTGAGTAGTTCCATGGATATTGCCACCTCCACCCGTTCTGATGTGCCGCAGGCCGATCGTGATTTTCTAATCGCCAAGGCTAAGGCCGCGCTTAAGGCCAACCCGAAACTGGTGGTCCTGACTCTTGATTATGTTCCTGCCGGCGATAAGCTGGAGACTGACAAGGCTTACAAATTTTCGCGCAAGCTGGGGTTTGTCCCTTATGTCAGCACTCCCGCATTAAACGAGGTATTTATTCATGCGGTTGCTGAATAG
- a CDS encoding tetratricopeptide repeat protein, protein MNIKLWRVLLFVLIIIGTTVLIYPFPRDMVPLYLKSDEVSKAADLLDELLQEDPFDLRLLSLGADVYLKRGMPEKAIACIEEILKQKPARIPELRKLVQVYEWNVMPREALHTWEKLSRIEPGEIEPLERMVMYYRFFNMFPQEVDAIIKLNKLQAKTPFKGDFLLVLNEEIERLGAEHARKSDDSYLNFLIQRIFIVGEQFKGELEFKEKVDFLQYVTYVLEYFVATDRLDEGYKYAARMDKQAGLEVESRVQLVKVLGWSGSYDQALDIAEKLLKISPENVDLLTETAWMARSADRLDVAQDVLERLVKIEPDNEAHQQALGAVYMESGNHRKAVSLFRRLAERLGKWLVYAHDMLRAALFSQDKKLMAEVIKDTGDIDISEPDYLRTRGELLLTLERPREAYDTLRKVVDSPEATLDDYRRLVDAAATTADNQLVADTVELALKVYPGDINLMRTAGSAWLDVKQPYKAYHVYRELLKREQEQQDIINMLLAASETQDLKLARQAAQYAEKIAPKDVKVIAQAGEIMLWLNSPKDSYPYYKKAAIMTGGNREYVMTLIQIASYTGDKAIFRDAAETAIKLRPDDEQVALLASAVWAAAGDNEKAKLLIARFAGQGTKSLDTLHKWADFADKAGLSEEAYRIYDELYSRGYKRKEIREPLARLAGWTERPAVAAKLYAEISDENPGDFMLAGQAAKALSDAGEYIKSVDYYERALRIRPSDYELKLELAKTYGFAGKIADQIRVFKELQAAGKLPESERIELARAYLEEREPEPALRILEPYASLNKLPRFEGFLLASALQMAGRGSEASDVYKRLKIEYNNDEVFMARLGAEALFNNFQSDAYELFEAALKINPENHTALKGLAIVYGEREQYKRAVSKYRKYLRLVPKDAEARYQLSEMYQLMGRESEAIRELKQAERILRREGRKNDTNRINR, encoded by the coding sequence TTGAATATAAAGCTCTGGCGGGTACTGCTTTTTGTACTCATCATAATCGGGACGACCGTACTTATATATCCCTTTCCAAGGGATATGGTGCCGTTGTACCTGAAAAGTGATGAAGTCTCCAAGGCTGCGGACCTGCTGGATGAACTACTTCAAGAAGATCCTTTTGATTTGCGGCTGCTGTCCCTCGGCGCCGATGTTTATCTGAAACGCGGGATGCCGGAAAAGGCCATTGCCTGTATTGAGGAAATTCTCAAGCAGAAGCCCGCGCGTATTCCCGAACTCAGGAAGCTGGTACAGGTCTACGAATGGAACGTAATGCCCCGTGAAGCCCTCCACACATGGGAAAAACTTTCACGAATTGAGCCGGGGGAAATTGAACCGCTGGAGCGGATGGTCATGTATTACCGCTTCTTTAATATGTTTCCGCAGGAAGTGGATGCCATCATCAAGCTGAATAAGTTGCAGGCCAAGACGCCTTTCAAAGGTGATTTTCTGCTGGTCCTCAATGAGGAAATAGAACGTCTTGGAGCTGAGCATGCCCGGAAATCTGATGATTCGTACCTCAATTTTTTGATCCAGCGTATTTTTATTGTCGGTGAGCAGTTCAAAGGGGAACTCGAGTTTAAAGAAAAGGTCGATTTTTTGCAGTATGTCACCTATGTGCTTGAATATTTTGTTGCAACTGACCGCTTGGATGAGGGGTATAAATACGCAGCCCGTATGGACAAGCAGGCCGGACTTGAGGTGGAGAGCAGGGTGCAGTTGGTTAAGGTTCTCGGATGGTCTGGTTCTTATGATCAAGCTCTCGATATCGCTGAGAAACTGCTCAAGATCAGCCCTGAAAATGTGGACTTGCTGACTGAAACAGCGTGGATGGCTCGTAGTGCCGACAGACTTGATGTGGCTCAGGATGTGCTCGAACGGCTGGTGAAGATAGAGCCTGATAACGAAGCGCATCAGCAGGCATTAGGTGCTGTTTACATGGAGTCCGGGAATCACCGCAAGGCCGTTTCCCTGTTTCGCCGCTTGGCTGAGCGACTGGGCAAATGGCTTGTTTATGCCCACGATATGCTCCGGGCGGCTCTGTTCAGTCAGGATAAAAAGCTCATGGCTGAAGTTATTAAAGACACTGGAGATATTGATATTTCAGAGCCTGATTACCTGCGCACTCGCGGGGAATTGCTGCTGACACTTGAGCGTCCGCGTGAGGCTTACGATACCTTGCGGAAAGTAGTGGATTCCCCCGAAGCCACTCTGGATGATTACCGGCGGTTGGTTGATGCAGCCGCAACTACTGCAGATAACCAGCTCGTCGCGGACACTGTGGAACTGGCGCTCAAGGTTTACCCCGGCGATATCAATCTCATGCGTACCGCCGGTTCAGCATGGCTTGATGTAAAGCAGCCGTACAAGGCTTATCACGTTTACCGTGAACTGCTTAAGCGTGAACAGGAACAGCAGGATATCATCAATATGCTGCTGGCTGCTTCCGAGACTCAGGACTTGAAGCTTGCAAGGCAGGCTGCTCAATATGCTGAAAAGATTGCTCCGAAGGATGTGAAGGTAATCGCGCAGGCCGGGGAGATTATGCTCTGGTTGAATTCCCCCAAAGACAGCTATCCCTACTACAAAAAGGCCGCCATCATGACCGGGGGTAATCGTGAATACGTGATGACTCTTATTCAGATTGCATCATATACCGGAGATAAAGCAATTTTTCGTGATGCTGCAGAAACAGCCATCAAGCTGCGCCCTGATGACGAGCAGGTTGCTTTGCTGGCCTCGGCTGTCTGGGCTGCTGCCGGTGATAACGAAAAGGCAAAGCTGCTTATAGCGCGTTTTGCCGGACAGGGTACGAAGAGTCTGGATACGCTGCATAAATGGGCTGATTTTGCGGATAAGGCCGGGCTGAGTGAAGAGGCTTACCGAATTTACGATGAGCTATACTCCCGTGGATATAAGCGTAAAGAAATCCGTGAGCCTTTGGCAAGGCTGGCAGGTTGGACTGAACGTCCTGCTGTGGCAGCAAAGCTTTATGCTGAAATTTCAGATGAAAATCCGGGTGATTTTATGCTTGCCGGACAGGCAGCCAAGGCTTTGTCTGATGCAGGGGAATATATTAAGTCAGTGGACTATTACGAGCGGGCGTTGAGGATCAGACCCAGCGATTATGAATTGAAACTGGAACTGGCCAAAACGTACGGTTTTGCCGGAAAAATTGCTGACCAGATCAGGGTTTTCAAGGAATTGCAGGCTGCCGGGAAGCTCCCCGAATCTGAGCGGATCGAGTTGGCTCGGGCTTACCTTGAGGAGCGTGAACCCGAACCGGCACTGCGTATTCTGGAGCCGTATGCCAGCTTGAATAAACTGCCCCGTTTTGAAGGCTTCTTGCTGGCTTCGGCCTTGCAGATGGCCGGGCGCGGAAGTGAGGCTTCTGATGTTTATAAAAGGTTGAAAATAGAGTACAATAACGATGAAGTATTTATGGCCCGACTTGGTGCGGAGGCCTTGTTTAATAACTTTCAATCTGATGCTTATGAGCTTTTTGAAGCAGCACTCAAAATCAACCCGGAAAACCATACAGCCCTTAAGGGGTTGGCGATTGTTTATGGAGAGCGTGAGCAGTATAAAAGAGCTGTGTCCAAGTATCGAAAATATTTACGGCTTGTTCCCAAAGATGCCGAAGCACGGTATCAGCTGAGTGAAATGTACCAGCTAATGGGCCGTGAAAGTGAAGCCATTCGTGAGCTGAAGCAGGCTGAGCGCATTCTCCGCCGTGAAGGACGAAAGAATGATACAAACAGGATCAACAGGTAA
- a CDS encoding polysaccharide deacetylase, whose product MRLLNRIIVAFLLVFLVLTCAQAGQVKRKVLVLYNGAEQRTAVDNSFIEGFAAPLNYLGFMYEMRDVSLRPLPSDEAMKEYRAVFTTFSEDLMNNPDEYLTWLIRQQKHGKQLIVAGTPGAFSDYDKISADPVLIRKLFSNLGFSYQGNATNDDYLLKYEHVDPVYMNFERKLPLFPDKYMQLVPVGKDVRSWVSIGLKGKPETIAAAVGVGPHGGFALDGYMRWQDPVNYQKQWYLNPFEFLRVCLDLKGMPALTPTTLNGKRVAFAHIDGDGFAGYTEIDKEKVCGEIIMERILGRYDFPTSASVIAGEINPAVKGSPDNVEMARTLFEMKNVETASHSYTHPFAWNAKLRNSEEYKDEFVVGQYELSGYKFDAHYEIVDSCDYISENLAPADKPCRVLFWSGMCEPTEAQVAIADKAGILNLNGGDTVFDSLRNSYFGVSPLYRALGTRNQIYTGQANENILTNLWSGPYFGFRNIVETMKRTGSPRRIMPIDIYYHFYSGEKFSSLKALEDVYEWALSQDTARVFASAYIKMVNGCLAAKVDKISSDRFVFQDYADCLSIRLGGMEKVPDLAKCRNVLGYDIQPEGIFVHLRPGTKRAELALTVDKTVNGNLPYLKNASGWVRNFERTAKGVRFDFDCFSKGRFELGGLLPDRKYRVVRKEGLPLEISSSNDGVLGVNGVVSGTVEIDLI is encoded by the coding sequence ATGCGGTTGCTGAATAGGATTATTGTTGCTTTTTTATTGGTCTTTCTGGTTTTGACCTGTGCTCAGGCCGGGCAGGTCAAACGCAAGGTGCTGGTTCTCTACAACGGCGCCGAGCAACGTACTGCAGTAGATAACAGTTTTATCGAAGGTTTCGCGGCGCCGTTGAATTATCTCGGTTTCATGTATGAAATGCGGGATGTTTCTTTGCGTCCACTTCCTTCGGATGAAGCTATGAAGGAATACCGGGCGGTTTTTACCACTTTTTCAGAAGACCTGATGAATAATCCGGATGAATATCTAACATGGTTGATCAGGCAGCAGAAGCACGGAAAACAGCTGATTGTCGCCGGGACTCCCGGAGCGTTCAGCGACTATGACAAGATTTCCGCTGATCCTGTGTTGATAAGAAAATTGTTTTCCAATCTCGGTTTCTCATATCAGGGGAATGCCACAAATGATGATTACCTGTTGAAATATGAGCATGTTGATCCGGTATACATGAATTTTGAACGTAAGTTGCCATTGTTTCCTGACAAATACATGCAACTCGTGCCTGTCGGAAAGGATGTCCGCTCATGGGTGAGCATCGGGCTGAAAGGAAAGCCTGAAACTATAGCTGCGGCTGTCGGTGTGGGACCGCACGGCGGGTTTGCCCTTGACGGTTACATGCGCTGGCAGGACCCGGTTAATTACCAGAAGCAGTGGTATTTGAATCCGTTTGAATTTTTGCGGGTCTGTCTTGATTTGAAGGGGATGCCCGCACTTACACCGACTACTTTGAACGGCAAGCGAGTTGCCTTTGCCCATATAGATGGGGACGGCTTTGCCGGTTATACTGAGATCGATAAGGAGAAGGTCTGCGGTGAAATTATCATGGAGCGTATTCTGGGGCGTTATGATTTTCCCACTTCAGCTTCTGTTATTGCAGGGGAGATTAATCCTGCAGTAAAGGGCAGTCCTGATAATGTTGAAATGGCCCGGACCCTTTTTGAGATGAAAAATGTGGAGACCGCATCCCATTCTTATACCCATCCGTTTGCATGGAATGCCAAGCTCCGCAATTCCGAAGAATATAAGGATGAATTTGTTGTCGGGCAGTATGAGCTTTCCGGGTATAAGTTTGATGCCCATTACGAGATTGTAGATTCCTGCGATTATATTTCTGAGAATCTGGCCCCGGCGGATAAGCCCTGCCGGGTGCTTTTCTGGTCTGGTATGTGTGAACCAACCGAAGCTCAGGTTGCCATTGCGGATAAGGCAGGCATCCTGAATTTAAACGGTGGGGATACTGTCTTTGACTCTCTCCGTAATTCTTATTTCGGTGTATCCCCCCTTTACCGTGCGCTTGGTACTCGCAATCAGATTTATACCGGGCAGGCCAATGAGAATATTCTGACCAACCTCTGGTCGGGACCTTATTTCGGTTTCCGAAATATTGTGGAAACCATGAAGCGTACCGGTTCTCCGCGCCGGATCATGCCCATCGATATTTATTACCATTTCTACAGCGGTGAGAAATTTTCCTCCCTCAAGGCTCTTGAGGATGTTTATGAATGGGCTCTCAGTCAGGATACGGCAAGGGTCTTCGCTTCAGCCTACATCAAAATGGTCAACGGTTGCCTGGCTGCGAAAGTGGATAAGATTTCCTCGGACCGTTTTGTTTTTCAGGATTATGCGGATTGCCTTTCCATTCGTCTGGGCGGCATGGAAAAGGTGCCTGATTTGGCAAAATGCAGGAATGTACTTGGTTATGACATTCAGCCTGAAGGTATTTTTGTGCATCTCAGGCCCGGAACAAAAAGGGCGGAACTGGCTTTGACTGTAGATAAAACAGTTAACGGTAACTTGCCGTATCTCAAGAATGCTTCCGGATGGGTGCGTAATTTTGAACGTACAGCCAAGGGTGTGCGTTTTGATTTTGATTGTTTCAGCAAAGGGCGTTTTGAGCTGGGCGGCCTTTTGCCGGATAGAAAATACAGGGTTGTCCGCAAGGAAGGTTTGCCGTTGGAAATCAGTAGCAGCAATGATGGAGTGCTTGGTGTAAATGGTGTTGTTTCCGGAACTGTGGAGATTGATTTGATTTGA
- a CDS encoding GAF domain-containing protein, with amino-acid sequence MFKFNKTAKKYKLSQYYEVLLGLITITAVNLIFFRTDPGFISVSPHPYWIVVLLTACRYGFAGGLFSGIMAGLFLIVFRSLSIPEIELADFRTLAMWGKPILFGLVGVVLGEMRQIHIREYNALSEERDAFHDAFDKVKTKYDVLSEAKQELDSKILSQESTLGTLYEAAQGLRTLSIDSIYPAVLEILREFMDVDECSVYLLDGTEFRLDTALRHGKSFVPEVVPYGESLMSVAAEQKKAVSIRDIASTESISSGIIVSAPIMADNHKHVVGVLNVEKMPFLKFTSDSVRVAGLVADWCGSSVENATVFAETKDKLIADEITEAYTYDYFQRRLREEFIRARRYKLDLALLMLEFPELSNVSDVGRDEVLMAFSLILRTHVREIDILFMSEDPGVFFMILPTTPASGARIVVNNLLTSFRQLNKMAYETDQNLVNIRIGVAGFSLGMEDPSEMVEAVKGDMIDVFLSE; translated from the coding sequence ATGTTTAAATTTAATAAGACTGCTAAAAAATATAAGCTTTCCCAATATTATGAAGTCCTGCTCGGCCTGATTACCATTACTGCGGTCAACCTGATTTTTTTTCGCACTGATCCGGGATTCATTTCCGTTTCCCCCCATCCTTACTGGATAGTGGTATTGCTGACTGCCTGTCGCTACGGGTTTGCAGGGGGGCTTTTTTCCGGAATCATGGCCGGGTTGTTTCTTATTGTTTTTAGAAGTTTGTCCATTCCGGAGATCGAACTTGCTGATTTTCGCACATTAGCCATGTGGGGAAAGCCCATTCTTTTCGGTCTGGTGGGAGTTGTTCTCGGTGAAATGCGCCAGATTCACATCCGCGAATATAATGCGCTCAGTGAGGAGAGAGACGCCTTTCATGATGCTTTTGACAAGGTCAAAACCAAGTACGACGTCCTCAGTGAAGCCAAACAGGAACTGGATAGCAAGATTCTCTCGCAGGAAAGTACACTGGGCACCCTTTATGAAGCCGCGCAGGGGTTGCGTACCCTGAGTATTGACAGCATTTATCCGGCTGTACTTGAAATACTTCGTGAGTTTATGGATGTGGATGAATGTTCCGTTTATTTGCTGGACGGCACTGAGTTCCGTCTTGATACGGCCCTGCGTCATGGAAAGAGCTTTGTACCCGAAGTTGTCCCGTATGGTGAAAGTTTGATGAGCGTTGCGGCAGAGCAGAAAAAAGCTGTTTCAATCAGGGATATCGCCAGTACAGAGAGCATCTCCAGTGGTATAATTGTCTCCGCGCCGATCATGGCAGACAACCATAAGCACGTGGTCGGTGTGCTCAATGTTGAAAAAATGCCCTTTCTTAAATTTACCAGTGATTCTGTGCGGGTGGCCGGGCTGGTCGCAGACTGGTGCGGCAGCAGTGTTGAGAATGCGACTGTTTTTGCCGAAACGAAAGATAAGCTGATTGCCGATGAAATTACGGAAGCCTACACTTATGATTATTTCCAGCGCAGGTTGCGGGAGGAGTTTATCCGGGCGCGTCGGTACAAGCTTGATCTTGCATTGCTCATGCTGGAATTCCCCGAGCTGTCCAATGTTTCAGATGTGGGACGTGACGAAGTGCTTATGGCTTTCAGTCTGATACTCAGAACCCATGTCCGTGAAATTGATATTTTGTTCATGAGTGAAGATCCGGGGGTGTTTTTCATGATACTTCCGACCACCCCTGCAAGCGGAGCGCGGATCGTCGTCAATAATCTGCTTACTTCTTTCAGGCAGCTTAACAAAATGGCTTATGAAACCGACCAGAACCTTGTAAATATAAGAATCGGGGTTGCCGGTTTTTCCCTTGGTATGGAAGATCCTTCGGAGATGGTAGAGGCAGTGAAAGGGGACATGATTGATGTCTTTTTATCGGAGTAA
- a CDS encoding HEAT repeat domain-containing protein, producing the protein MSFYRSKVIRRAQLRLLGAFVASYLFAGGAVWLYLHRDAVSWYIYAAVAAHIFSGLSFILFTAAKPRALPGTGFYYPRIAALFTLFMPLIGLFGVTMTLLAARVFMKSHGLAEEYKEKAYEGGGIDIDLPSDISEFLYEEVDVHPIADILTGTDMEMKRGAVNLLRRIGSAEAVKLLRKSLSDESAEVRFYAHTALTRLEEDYAQALDKARFRAEKYDSAQAHAELASTYRNYARSGLPEVNMQERSMVLACDHWRLAVQKDQENKDYLMRLAESYVDSKNFSDALSIYRKSMNDSELELESRLGSCRVFFEVGNFIALFQEVEQMRARPELDSTDPFKGGIYKFWMDEPTVGDKSLMENFAKVGHEI; encoded by the coding sequence ATGTCTTTTTATCGGAGTAAGGTTATAAGAAGAGCGCAGCTTAGGCTGCTGGGAGCTTTTGTTGCTTCATACCTGTTTGCAGGGGGGGCGGTCTGGCTGTACCTGCACAGGGATGCTGTCTCCTGGTATATTTACGCCGCTGTTGCAGCCCATATTTTTTCAGGTCTTTCCTTCATTCTTTTTACTGCAGCCAAACCGCGGGCCCTTCCCGGAACCGGGTTTTATTATCCCCGTATTGCAGCCCTGTTTACTCTTTTCATGCCTTTGATCGGGCTGTTCGGGGTTACTATGACCCTGCTGGCAGCCCGTGTTTTTATGAAAAGTCATGGGCTGGCTGAGGAGTATAAGGAAAAGGCTTATGAAGGGGGCGGTATAGATATTGATTTACCCTCGGATATTAGCGAATTTTTATACGAAGAGGTCGATGTCCATCCTATTGCGGATATTCTGACAGGTACAGATATGGAGATGAAAAGGGGAGCTGTTAACCTGCTGCGGCGTATCGGTTCTGCCGAGGCTGTCAAGCTTTTGCGCAAGAGTCTCTCCGACGAAAGTGCCGAGGTTCGTTTTTATGCCCATACCGCTTTGACAAGACTTGAAGAAGATTATGCTCAAGCCTTGGACAAGGCCCGGTTCCGCGCTGAAAAATATGACAGTGCCCAGGCCCATGCCGAGCTGGCTTCTACTTACAGAAATTATGCCCGTAGCGGTTTGCCGGAAGTTAATATGCAGGAGCGTTCCATGGTCCTTGCCTGTGATCATTGGCGTTTGGCAGTTCAAAAAGATCAGGAAAACAAGGATTACCTGATGCGACTTGCCGAGTCGTATGTCGATAGTAAAAATTTCAGCGATGCATTGTCTATTTACAGGAAATCAATGAATGACTCAGAGCTTGAACTGGAATCCCGGCTGGGTTCCTGCAGGGTTTTTTTTGAGGTGGGCAATTTTATCGCTTTGTTTCAGGAAGTGGAGCAAATGCGGGCAAGGCCCGAGCTTGATTCGACAGATCCCTTTAAGGGGGGGATTTACAAGTTTTGGATGGATGAACCTACTGTAGGTGATAAGTCGTTAATGGAAAATTTTGCAAAGGTGGGGCATGAAATCTGA
- a CDS encoding SPOR domain-containing protein, translating to MTVLLPVMHVTPLLAEEATVTPVEEKDNVIWTVRAGSFLNTDTAWDTLYYLRNEGFKPVMVYLYDGQGRGWRVVQMGDYPTRSQARAAGRIFKKKTGLDYLVRSMSVELLEERTLESRKSPVPQMVTVLKPGEQPTKSGSLPLSGRELTGAPESLFYELGQRDVLLNTEQRLQNVLLARIMLRRGYVQEGLRLYAKLLRSYPGDNDLREEYVGALIDNNEIEKAQSMLRRWLYLDPESPNALRQEARLRILAGDYSVQIDTLDYLLRLRPGDIDSISAKAYSNQQGGDWLGAINSFSALIDAEPDNYEARQALSSLLMERRPRLVLTPSINLQSDESVTTTLGSRFSMQLTDQTRGEFYYGNTRIYRPQQDGVEKINKDVNQAAFLFKREFTRTFTGIAGVGAFEGTSSGVSGALGFDWRIHDPGTFSAMIDYNNPWLDEPSAANYEGHYNQLSLTYDGFYDDEWGLFLNGQLRQYKLESDRNYGAKGIYNIILTRRILADPDLFISYSFYRSFFKYDDENYKPFEVVENESIHTLSASFSKSLCDTIIFQAAGGIRLDEFKEGPSYFGGPSLAFRLGRFELNLNYEYSSDSGLAGGGESQFLSGGVGFVF from the coding sequence ATGACGGTTTTATTGCCGGTCATGCATGTTACTCCGCTTCTGGCGGAGGAAGCTACTGTTACGCCTGTTGAAGAAAAGGATAATGTTATCTGGACCGTCAGGGCCGGTTCATTTTTAAATACCGATACCGCCTGGGATACTTTGTACTATCTTAGGAATGAAGGCTTCAAGCCGGTCATGGTCTATCTTTATGACGGTCAAGGCAGGGGCTGGAGGGTAGTACAGATGGGTGATTATCCTACCCGTAGTCAGGCCCGCGCAGCCGGACGGATTTTCAAGAAGAAAACCGGGCTTGATTATTTGGTCCGCTCCATGTCTGTTGAACTGCTTGAAGAACGTACTCTGGAATCGCGTAAAAGCCCTGTGCCGCAGATGGTTACGGTTTTAAAGCCCGGAGAGCAGCCAACAAAATCAGGCAGCCTTCCATTATCCGGTCGGGAGCTGACAGGGGCGCCTGAATCTCTTTTCTATGAGCTTGGGCAGCGTGATGTGCTTTTGAATACTGAACAGAGGCTGCAGAATGTGCTTCTTGCCCGGATTATGCTCCGCCGGGGATACGTGCAGGAAGGACTCAGGCTTTATGCCAAGCTGTTACGTAGTTATCCGGGGGATAATGATCTACGTGAAGAATATGTCGGCGCACTTATCGATAACAACGAGATTGAAAAAGCACAGTCCATGCTGCGTCGCTGGCTTTACCTTGATCCGGAGTCGCCAAACGCCTTGAGGCAGGAAGCACGCCTGCGCATTCTGGCCGGGGATTATTCCGTACAGATCGATACCCTTGATTATCTGCTGCGTCTGCGGCCCGGTGATATTGATTCCATATCCGCCAAAGCCTACAGCAACCAGCAGGGCGGGGATTGGCTGGGAGCCATCAATAGTTTTTCCGCGCTTATTGATGCCGAGCCGGACAATTACGAAGCGCGGCAGGCCCTTTCGAGTCTGCTGATGGAACGCAGGCCCAGATTGGTTCTCACGCCCAGCATCAACCTGCAGTCTGATGAATCTGTGACTACAACGCTGGGCAGCCGTTTTTCCATGCAGCTCACCGATCAGACCAGAGGGGAATTTTACTACGGCAACACCCGCATTTACCGTCCGCAGCAGGACGGTGTTGAGAAGATCAACAAGGATGTGAATCAGGCTGCGTTTCTGTTTAAACGCGAGTTTACCCGGACTTTTACCGGCATAGCCGGTGTGGGGGCTTTTGAAGGGACTTCTTCTGGAGTATCCGGTGCTCTGGGATTCGACTGGCGGATTCACGACCCCGGGACTTTTTCAGCCATGATCGACTATAATAATCCATGGCTTGATGAGCCTTCCGCCGCTAATTATGAAGGGCATTACAACCAGCTTTCCCTGACTTATGACGGTTTTTATGATGATGAGTGGGGGCTGTTTCTTAACGGTCAGCTGCGCCAGTACAAACTAGAGTCTGATAGGAACTACGGAGCCAAGGGGATTTATAACATTATCCTGACCCGCAGGATTCTTGCCGACCCGGATCTGTTTATCTCCTATTCGTTCTATCGTTCTTTTTTCAAGTATGATGATGAAAACTACAAACCTTTCGAAGTGGTGGAGAATGAGAGCATTCATACTCTGAGTGCCAGTTTCAGCAAGTCACTTTGTGATACGATTATTTTTCAGGCTGCAGGCGGTATCAGGCTTGATGAGTTCAAGGAAGGTCCCAGCTACTTCGGCGGGCCCTCATTGGCCTTTAGGCTGGGCCGGTTTGAGTTGAACCTGAATTATGAATACAGCAGTGATTCCGGGCTTGCCGGAGGCGGTGAAAGCCAGTTCCTCAGCGGTGGGGTCGGTTTTGTTTTTTAA
- a CDS encoding GNA1162 family protein has protein sequence MKKRLGVLLIFVFILAGCSGTYMKDYVQPNGVASEARHAAVLPLVNLTNTPNAGRMVGDLLTTELYASTKFDLMESTEMLKRIKGDEDDLEFVMEDAVAQKLGNKLGVDTVIYGSVTEYQYKRGVNQSPSVGINLRMIDVSSGKVLWASSSSKSGGCFFGCTESLNSVAQETLADMVTAMSSVSAQQ, from the coding sequence GTGAAAAAGAGGCTTGGAGTTTTATTGATTTTTGTTTTCATTCTCGCCGGTTGTTCCGGTACCTACATGAAAGATTACGTACAGCCTAACGGCGTCGCCAGTGAGGCCCGGCATGCTGCTGTTCTCCCGCTGGTCAACCTGACCAATACTCCCAACGCGGGACGCATGGTCGGTGATCTTTTGACCACCGAACTTTATGCTTCTACAAAGTTCGACCTCATGGAATCAACTGAAATGCTTAAGCGCATCAAAGGTGATGAAGATGATCTTGAATTCGTCATGGAAGATGCGGTGGCCCAGAAGCTCGGCAACAAGCTTGGCGTGGACACCGTTATTTATGGTTCTGTGACCGAGTACCAGTATAAGCGCGGGGTCAACCAGAGTCCATCCGTAGGCATCAACCTGCGTATGATTGATGTTTCTTCCGGTAAAGTTCTCTGGGCTTCATCTTCTTCCAAGAGCGGGGGGTGCTTTTTCGGATGTACGGAATCCCTGAACAGCGTTGCACAGGAAACTCTTGCGGATATGGTGACAGCCATGTCTTCCGTTTCTGCGCAGCAGTAG